In Papaver somniferum cultivar HN1 chromosome 1, ASM357369v1, whole genome shotgun sequence, a genomic segment contains:
- the LOC113282632 gene encoding purine permease 3-like, with the protein MAISTLNIETLESLGTAQYGNSKTHTEKPTKTKNWLMIIINCAFATIGVVGGPLLVRLYYLHGGNRKWLTSFLQSAGFPILIVPLIFLFIQSKLLTRKNDQSSPFSYIEPKLFLSSAAIGVLFGVDNFMYSLGLSYLPVSTSTLLFATNLCFIAFFSWLIVKQKFTAFIINAVVVMTLGSVLLGINIDGDRPIGVSKSHYLLGFILTLVAAALAGLIMPLIELAFGKAIRNLTYSSLLQFQLVLSLFSTIVCGIGMLVNKDFQAIPREANEFELGKAKYYIIMVVTAIIWQFTAVGIVGVIFYTSALFNGIFGSVLVPFTGVAAIIFYHESFTGLKGMALALCLWGFCSYFYGEYKMRKKVINNETPETIDNVENEPRKSDDHEQPLIV; encoded by the exons ATGGCTATTTCCACATTGAATATTGAGACACTAGAGAGTCTAGGAACAGCCCAATACGGAAATTCGAAAACTCATACAGAAAAACCAACCAAAACCAAAAACTGGCTAATGATCATTATAAATTGTGCCTTCGCTACTATTGGCGTTGTAGGAGGTCCTCTCTTAGTGAGACTGTACTATCTTCATGGTGGTAATCGTAAATGGCTTACTAGCTTTTTGCAATCTGCTGGTTTTCCAATTCTCATAGTTCCTCTCATATTCCTCTTCATTCAATCGAAACTATTGACCCGAAAAAATGATCAAAGTTCGCCTTTTTCGTATATTGAACCGAAGTTGTTTCTTTCAAGTGCTGCAATTGGAGTTCTTTTTGGTGTTGATAATTTCATGTACTCGTTGGGTTTATCTTATCTTCCTGTGTCGACTTCTACACTTCTCTTTGCAACTAACCTATGTTTTATTGCATTTTTTTCATGGTTAATTGTGAAACAAAAATTTACAGCATTTATTATAAATGCAGTGGTTGTGATGACACTTGGATCAGTCTTGTTGGGTATTAATATCGATGGTGATAGACCAATCGGGGTATCAAAATCTCATTATTTATTGGGGTTTATTTTGACGTTAGTGGCTGCTGCTTTAGCTGGGTTAATAATGCCTTTGATTGAACTTGCTTTCGGTAAAGCAATTAGGAACCTTACCTATTCAAGTTTGCTGCAGTTCCAGCTCGTTCTTTCGCTTTTTTCAACCATTGTTTGTGGCATTGGCATGCTAGTAAACAAGGATTTTCAG GCTATACCAAGAGAAGCAAATGAGTTTGAACTTGGCAAAGCCAAGTATTATATAATAATGGTTGTGACCGCAATAATATGGCAATTCACAGCTGTTGGAATCGTGGGCGTGATATTCTACACAAGTGCTCTTTTCAATGGTATATTCGGATCAGTCCTAGTCCCATTTACAGGAGTAGCAGCCATCATATTTTACCATGAAAGTTTCACAGGATTAAAAGGAATGGCATTGGCATTATGTCTTTGGGGTTTCTGTTCTTACTTTTACGGAGAATACAAGATGAGGAAGAAGGTGATCAATAATGAAACCCCTGAAACAATTGACAACGTCGAAAATGAGCCTAGAAAGTCGGATGATCATGAACAACCATTAATTGTATGA
- the LOC113282638 gene encoding purine permease 3-like, with translation MDIETIGILGTTQDCNSITHTEKPIKTKNWLLITINCVFTICGAVGGPLLMRLYYLHGGSRIWLSSFIANAGFPILIFPLMFLFIRSKSSADKILSSFWLEPKLLLWGVILGILYGLVTFMYALGLSYIPVSTSSLLMATQLCFIAFFSWLIVKQKFTAFIINAVVVMTLGSVLLGINTDGDRPIGVSKAQYLLGFLLTLGAAALAGLITPLIELAFSKATRNLNYSSLLNFQVILSVFSTIVCVIGMLVNRDFQAIPREANDFELGKTNYYIIMVVTAIVWQLSGVGTVGVIFYTSALFNGILGSVLVPLTEVTAVIFYHESFTGLKGMALALCFWGLCSYFYGEYKMMKKVVHDETSEVIHKVENDPNRLDNQEEPYTLNPV, from the exons ATGGATATTGAAACAATAGGAATTCTTGGAACAACCCAAGATTGCAATTCAATAACACATACAGaaaaaccaatcaaaaccaaaaactgGCTGCTGATTACTATAAATTGTGTTTTTACCATTTGTGGTGCAGTAGGTGGTCCACTCTTAATGAGACTATACTATCTTCATGGTGGCAGTCGTATATGGCTTAGTAGTTTTATTGCAAATGCTGGTTTTCCAATTCTCATATTTCCTCTCATGTTTCTCTTCATTCGGTCGAAATCATCCGCCGATAAAATTTTGTCATCTTTTTGGTTAGAACCAAAGCTGCTTCTTTGGGGTGTCATACTTGGGATTCTGTATGGTCTTGTTACTTTCATGTACGCATTGGGATTATCCTATATTCCTGTATCAACTTCATCCCTTCTCATGGCAACTCAACTATGTTTTATTGCATTTTTTTCATGGTTGATTGTGAAGCAAAAATTTACAGCTTTTATCATAAATGCAGTGGTTGTAATGACACTTGGATCAGTGTTGTTGGGTATTAATACCGATGGTGATAGACCGATTGGGGTATCAAAAGCTCAGTATCTATTAGGATTTCTTTTGACGTTGGGTGCTGCTGCTTTGGCTGGGTTAATAACGCCTCTCATTGAACTTGCTTTCAGTAAAGCCACTAGAAACCTCAATTACTCAAGTTTGCTAAACTTCCAGGTCATACTTTCAGTTTTTTCAACCATCGTTTGCGTCATAGGGATGCTAGTCAACAGGGATTTTCAG GCTATACCTAGAGAAGCAAATGATTTTGAACTTGGCAAAACCAATTATTACATAATAATGGTGGTGACCGCAATAGTATGGCAATTGTCAGGTGTTGGAACCGTGGGCGTAATCTTCTACACAAGTGCTCTTTTCAATGGCATACTCGGATCGGTCCTAGTCCCATTAACAGAAGTAACAGCAGTTATATTTTACCATGAAAGTTTCACAGGATTAAAAGGAATGGCATTGGCATTATGTTTTTGGGGTTTATGTTCTTATTTTTATGGAGAATacaagatgatgaagaaggtaGTCCATGATGAAACCTCAGAGGTAATCCACAAAGTCGAAAATGATCCTAATAGATTGGATAATCAAGAAGAACCATATACTCTTAATCCGGTATAG
- the LOC113282643 gene encoding shikimate kinase 3, chloroplastic-like: protein MDATTCASSLNCYYKQNGFNEIGRKKSSNGFLRLSSNRNGEIVSLKMIKSRDLRCNKNLGQRKLDGFELSCSYKNYQAPALESEKSRVLVDEPSILKKKSKDVVPYMNGRCIYLVGMMGSGKTTVGKILSEVLGYSFFDSDKLIEQAAGGTSVAQIFKQYSESFFRDNESEVLKELSLMRRLVVATGGGAVIRPINWKYMKQGITVWLDVPLEALARRIAAVGTDSRPLLHQESGDPYTKASQRLSTLSKERGEAYANADARVSLEHIADKLGYDDVGNLTPLSIAVEVLEQIENFLQGEEETARNL, encoded by the exons ATGGATGCAACTACATGTGCTTCAAGTTTGAATTGTTATTATAAGCAAAATGGGTTTAATGAGATAGGGAGGAAGAAATCATCTAATGGGTTTTTGAGATTATCATCTAACAGAAATGGAGAGATTGTAAGTTTAAAGATGATTAAATCTAGGGATTTGAGATGTAATAAGAATTTGGGGCAGAGGAAATTGGATGGATTTGAGCTTTCTTGTTCTTATAAGAATTATCAAG CTCCAGCATTGGAGTCGGAGAAAAGTCGCGTTTTAGTTGACGAGCCTTCCATTTTGAAG AAAAAATCTAAAGATGTTGTGCCATACATGAATGGACGTTGCATATATCTTGTTG GAATGATGGGTTCTGGAAAAACAACCGTGGGCAAGATTTTGTCGGAAGTATTAGGTTATTCTTTCTTTGACAG TGACAAACTGATTGAGCAGGCTGCTGGCGGAACTTCTGTTGCTCAGATCTTCAAACAGTATAGTGAGAGTTTCTTCAGAGATAATGAG AGTGAGGTACTGAAGGAGTTATCTTTAATGCGTCGACTGGTTGTTGCCACTGGAGGTGGTGCGGTAATTCGACCAATCAACTG GAAATATATGAAACAGGGTATCACTGTCTGGTTAGATGTGCCTTTGGAAGCTTTGGCTAGACGCATTGCTGCTGTAGGGACAGATTCTAGGCCTCTTTTGCATCAGGAATCTGGTGATCCTTACACAAAG GCTTCACAGCGACTTTCAACACTTTCCAAAGAGAGAGGTGAAGCATATGCCAACGCTGATGCTAGAGTTTCCCTTGAAC ATATCGCAGACAAATTGGGTTATGATGATGTTGGCAATCTTACACCTCTTTCTATCGCTGTTGAG GTACTTGAACAAATTGAAAATTTCCTCCAGGGTGAAGAAGAAACCGCTAGAAATTTGTAG
- the LOC113282652 gene encoding zinc finger BED domain-containing protein RICESLEEPER 2-like, which translates to MTFPYTGEVLGEVVKSVALEWNIEDKLFALAADNAFSNDMMMGNIKEWLNDRGSLVLQGDLFQMRCSNQISHLIAQKGLEVAAGSIEKIRECVKYIWSSQSRKEKFESALMQLQLAGRSVHLDVDMTWVSTYSMLKSATDLRQGFVRLAKLDSDFKCLPSSDEWEQGIMICECLKVLYDMTAKLKPERYPTTTMYFNIYEINKNIRTWESSTHKYIREMALEMRGHFDRYWSTCSLLMSDAVVLDPRYKVNLVKFVFHRLYGEHLSKTYISDFRQALNNLFHHMNLKVALQVPTILATHLQVYQVQLTLKTIKLLLNLILIIMSF; encoded by the coding sequence ATGACATTTCCATATACTGGGGAAGTTTTGGGAGAAGTCGTTAAATCAGTGGCATTGGAGTGGAATATTGAGGATAAATTGTTTGCTTTAGCTGCTGACAATGCTTTTAGCAATGATATGATGATGGGAAACATCAAGGAATGGCTTAATGACAGGGGATCTTTGGTTCTTCAAGGTGACTTATTTCAAATGCGGTGCAGCAACCAAATATCTCATTTAATTGCACAAAAGGGGTTGGAAGTGGCTGCCGGATCGATAGAGAAAATTCGAGAATGTGTTAAGTATATTTGGTCTTCACAAAGCAGAAAAGAGAAGTTTGAAAGTGCGCTGATGCAACTGCAGCTCGCTGGACGGTCGGTACATTTAGATGTAGACATGACATGGGTTTCGACTTATTCGATGCTCAAAAGTGCTACTGATTTGCGCCAAGGATTTGTGCGTTTAGCGAAGTTAGACAGTGATTTTAAGTGTCTACCAAGTTCAGATGAGTGGGAACAAGGGATAATGATTTGCGAGTGTTTGAAGGTGTTGTATGATATGACAGCCAAGTTAAAACCGGAGAGGTACCCGACAACAACCAtgtattttaatatttatgaaaTTAACAAGAACATTCGTACATGGGAATCTAGTACCCATAAATATATTAGAGAAATGGCGTTGGAGATGAGAGGACACTTTGACAGATATTGGAGCACATGTAGCTTGTTGATGAGCGACGCAGTGGTTTTAGATCCACGGTATAAGGTGAATCTGGTAAAATTTGTTTTTCATAGATTGTATGGCGAACATCTCTCCAAAACCTATATCAGCGATTTCCGTCAAGCTTTGAACAATCTTTTTCATCATATGAATCTCAAAGTAGCTCTTCAAGTCCCAACTATTTTGGCAACTCATTTACAGGTGTATCAGGTTCAGCTAACCTTGAAAACAATAAAGTTACTTCTCAACTTGATCTTGATTATTATGAGTTTTTGA